The Aerococcus loyolae genome contains the following window.
TAAAGGGACCAGGTCCTAAACCAGTATTTTGGTAGAGATTATATGGCGAATCAATCATGGTATCTTCGATAGTCACATAGGTAGAATGCTCATTATGGGCGTAATTCAAGGTAATATCCGATTGTAGGGGCATATTCTCGGCTAAACGGTTATAGAAGACCCCTGATACCATCTTACGATCTTCGTCAGTAGAAGCTTCTTTCTCAATAATTGAAGCTAGGGTTAAGATTTCATGCCAGGAAAGACTCTGTTGTTTTAAGGCATCACTATACTTTTGTCTAATAGTCTCACTAGCTGCCAGCATTTTATCAACAAAACTTTCTACGGTATCAGATTGAGTTAATTCATAGGTAGCCGGGAAAAGGTAACCTTCCAAGGGATAGCGTAATTGGTCATTATTCACCACAGCTTTGAGTAATTCTGGATACTTGGCCGCTTCTTCTGCCAATAAGTCCTCTGAATTAATCCGCTTCAAGGCTTCTTCCTGAGTAATTCCAAAATAATCTGCCATCACTTGAGCAATTTCTTCGACATTCATACCCTCTTTGACTAAGACCGCTTGAGTAGCCGGACCTTGGGCATGTGAAAGTTGATTCATGACTTCGCCAAAGCCAGACGAAGTTTTCAATTGATAGCTTCCTGCCTGAATTGGATCATGATTGGATAGGCGGAGGTAGATCTTGAAGAGACTTTCATTAAAAATGACATCATTTTCGCTAAGAATATGGGCAATTTGACTAGTACTTGCTCCCTGAGGAATGGTCACCTGGGTTTCTTTTTCCTCTCCAAAGCCACCAGTAGCTACTAAAGTTCCCATTAATAGCGCAAAGACAATACAGATAAGGAGCAAGGTAATAATAATCCAGCGGATAATCCGATTAGCCTGAACATTTTCTTGTTTTTCTAAAGCATTGACCCCAGCCTGGTCTCGCTTTACTCTTTTTTTCTTTTCTTCATCATTAAACATCGTGCTTCCTCATTTCATAATAAAAAGACTCTGCTTTGAACAAAATAAGCTATTATGCATTTTACTGATAAAGATGCTATTTGTAAACTTAGAGCCAAAAATTTAACCAGAATGAAACATTTATCTTATCATCACATAAAAAGAGGCGGTGACCAAAGTCACAGCCCCATAGGTCAACCGCCATTAAAAATAAAAGAGAATATGACCTCATATCATATTCTCTTTACTTGGCTTATTGATTTAAGTTTGGGTCTTGAACGAAAGTGTTAAACACTTCCTCTACCATATCCCATTCTTCTTCACTTTCAATTGGCAATAAGCTACCTTCTCCGTCTTCGCCCTCTTCATAGGCATAGGCTTCAATATTTAATTCTTCGCCCTCCTCTTCGGCTGGGTACACTAAGACGTAAGATTTATTCAAATCTTTCGAGTCGAAACTAAAGAGAATTTTATATAAACGCTCATTACCTTCTTCATCATATAAAGTAATTAAATTATCTAAATCTTCAGCCATACAATGCTCCTTCATACTAATGTGAATGACTATCTAAATAGTTCTGTAAAATGAGAACAGCAGCTAACTTATCGATTACCTTTTTACGTTTCTTCCGGCTCACATCTGCCGCCTCAATCAGAAAGCGTTCCGATTGCTGGGTGGTTAACCGTTCATCCTGATAAAAAACTGGTAAGTCGAATAATTCAATAGCCATATCGCCATAATGACGCGATGCCTCAGCTCTAGGGCCTTCAGTGTTATTCATATTTTTAGGCAATCCAATAACGAGCTTTTCCACTTGATAATCTTCAATTAATTGCCTTAAGCGTGAAAACCCGAACTCCCCTGCCTCTTCGTCAATTTTAATGGTTTCGATTCCTTGGGCAGTCCAGCCAAAAGGGTCACTTATGGCTACGCCAACCGTTTTAGAACCCACATCCAACCCCATAATGCGCATACTTATTCTCGACCACTTTGCTTCATATAGCTTTTAACAAGTTCTTCTAATAACTCATCGCGTTCATGGTAACGAATAAGATTTCTAGCTTGATTGTGACGTGGGATATACGCAGGATCGCCAGATAATAGATATCCTACAATTTGATTGATTGGATTGTAGCCCTTGCTTACTAGGGCGTCATAAACTATTTCAAGTGTCTCTTTTACATCTTTTTCTTTACTTTCATCGAAGCGAAAGAGTACTGTTTCATCTTTTCCACTCATTTAGACACCTCCACATCATTTTGAATCTATTGTAACGAAAAATCTAGCGACTAACAAGCACTTTATTTATTCAAGACTTCCTCTAAAGCCTTAAGTGCATCAGGAATACCGGCTGGGTTCTTACCACCTGCTTGAGCAAGTTCAGGACGGCCACCCCCGCCACCATTAATATAAGGAGCGAGTCCCTTAATAATGTCACCAGCTTTAAGCCCTTCTTTAACCTTATCAGCCGAAACAGCAACTAACATATTGGCTTTATCTCCATTAGCTGTAGCAAGAACGAGGACATCTGAATAGTTATTTTGTTTCCATTCATCACTAATTGCCCGCAAGTCATCCATGGTTTTATGTTCGAGTTCCTCAGCAATGTAACGAACCCCATTACTTTCTTTAACGGCATCAAAGATTTGACTAGCAGCCATTTGGTTAGCCTTGGCATGGAGTGATTCTACTTCAGATTCTAGGCTCTTACGTTCACCTTCCAATTGTTGGAGACGGTGTGGTACATCTTCCGCTTTTTTAACCTTCAAATCATCGCGAACTTGGTTTAAGAGACCTAACTTAGCTTCATAGTATTCATAAGCAGCTTTTGAAGTCAAGGCTTCAATCCGACGTACTCCAGAACCAATCCCTGATTCGGAAATAATCTTAAAGAGACCAATGAACCCGGTATTCTTAACGTGAGTCCCACCACAAAGTTCCATAGACCAGTCGTCAATATTGATCACGCGGATTTCATCATGTAATTTAAGGTATTTTTCGCCGAAGAGCGCGATAGCCCCATGTTCCTTAGCCGCTTTAACCGTGGTAAAGATAGTTTCAACCGGGATTTGTTCCCAAATTTTTTCATTAACTCGTCTTTCAACTTCTTCAAGTTGTTCTGGACTTACTTGTCCAAAATAAGTGAAGTCAAAACGGAGATAATGGTCATCAAGTAAGGAGCCCGCTTGGTTAACTTGTTCACCTAAAACATCTTTTAAGACCCGGTGTAATAAGTGAGTAGCGGTGTGATTATTACGGATTAAGCGACGACGAGCGCTGTCCACTTCTAAGCGAACTTCTTGACCCACACTAATCGGTTGAACGGTGTCAATATAATGTAAGTTTTGGTCATTAGGAGCGTGTTTAGTATCACGGATATAACCTAATAATTCGCCATCCAAATTGTAAAGCTTACCTGAGTCACCAACTTGTCCACCACGTTCACCGTAGAATGGGGTTTTTTCAGCAATGAAATAGGCCTTGCTATTCGCTGGTGCCTCTTGACTGATTTCATCTTGGTAAACAATGGCATTGATCTTAGTTTCTGTAACATCTTCTTCATAACCGGTAAAGTGAGAAGGTACATCAATTTCACCGAGTACTGTTGATTGAACCGCAAGTCCACCTTGGTCTTTTCTAGCCGCACGTGCCCGTTCTTTTTGTTCTTCCATGGCCTGATTAAAGCCATCAATATCAACAGAAAAACCTTTTTCAGCCAGGTATTCCTCAGTCAGTTCTAATGGGAAACCATAAGTATCGTATAATTTGAAGGCGGATTGGCCGTCGAGTGAATTTTCACCAGATTCTTCCAATTCAGCGATTTTGTTTTTAATAATATTTTCACCGTCAGCGATAGTTTCTTGGAAGCGTTTTTCCTCACGATCAACAACTTCTTGAATAATGGCTTCCTTTTCTTTTAATTCTGGATAATGTTTTTCCATCTTGTCAGCCACAATTGGAACCAATTTAGCTAAGAAACTCCCTTGGATGCCTAAACGACGTCCGTACATCACGCTACGACGGATCAAACGACGTAAAATGTAGCCCCGGCCTTCATTTGATGGTAAGGCATTGTCACCCACTGCAAAACTAACGGCGCGGATATGGTCAGCAATAACCTTCATTGCGGTATCAGTTTCCTTGCTTTCCCCATATTTTTTACCATCAGATAATTTTTCAACTTCTTTAATCAGTGGGAATAAGAGGTCGGTTTCGAAGTTTGTTGGGGTTTCTTGTAGGACAGAGGCAATTCGTTCCAGTCCCATCCCAGTATCCACGTTATGTTGTTTTAATTTTTCATAGCTACCATCAGGCATGTGATTAAATTCAGAGAAAACAATGTTCCAAATTTCTAGATAACGTTCATTTTCTCCCCCAGGAAACATTTCTGGATCATCATCGTCAAGATCTTGATAAGCTTTCCCCCGGTCAAAGAAAATTTCCGTGTCAGGACCACAAGGACCGGCACCTAAATCCCAAAAGTTATCTTCTAAAGAAACAAAGTGATCTTCTGATAAACCTGTCACCTTTTGCCACAATCCATGAGAGACATCGTCATCAGGATAGTAAGTCATATAAAGCAGCTCAGGATCCAGTCCTAGCCATTTTTCATCAGTTAAGAATTCCCAAGCCCAAGGAATAACTTCTTCCTTAAAGTAATCCCCTACTGACCAGTTACCAAGCATTTCAAAGAAGGTTTGGTGGCGAGCGGTCACTCCAACATTTTCAATATCGTTTGTCCGAATACATTTTTGCGCATTAGCAATTCTTGGATTTTCCGGCACTTCTGACCCATCTAAGTAATGTTTTAGGGCAGCAACCCCAGAGTTCATCCAAAGTAAAGTGGGATCATTGTCTGGAACTAGGGAAGCACTAGGGTAGATATCGTGTCCCTTACCCTTCCAAAAATCCATCCACATTTGACGTACTTCTTCACCCGTTAATTTCTTCATAATGTGTTAAAACCTCCTATAAAATAAAAAAGCACCTTGATGTTATTAGATGAGGGCGCCGTAGCACGGTACCACCTCATTTATAACATCAACGTGCGATATTATGTCTTCATTAAATACTGGATAACGCGAGTAGCGGCAAATTTTCATTTGCATTGTCAAAAGGGAGCATTTCTATTACTGAGTGCTTTCACCACAGCTGCACTCTCTCTATCAACTAAATAGAAACATGGCCTTTTCAATCATTTAAGCGGACTTATTATACGCTTTTTAATTTTCATTTGTCAACTATTAATGATTCCTAGCGAATAAGAAAACTAGTCGACATAGGAAGTTTCTTTATCTCCTAACCAGGAATAAACATAGCCAATGACAAAGCCACCACCAACAAGGTTACCTAAGAAAGTAAAGACAAAGTTTTTAAGTACATTAGCCAAGGTCATCCCGTCAACAGGGCCTCCATTGGAGAAGAAAGCTAATGGGAAGGAAACAAAGTTAGCAATCACGTGTTCGTAACCTAAGAAGGCAAAAATAAAAATAATAAAGATAATCGCATAAACCCGGCCATCAGCGTTGACCATCCGATTGCTAGCAACCACGGCACTATTAACGATAATATTAGCTAAAATCCCCTCAATAAAAATTGTAAGCGCTGATTTAACAAATTTTCCTGAAACTGCTGTAAATAAATAATGATCAGCAGGTAAATCTTGGAAAATCGTGGTTCTTGAGAAAATATAGGCACAAACAAGGCCACCAATAAAGTTGAATAAAACACAAACCATTAAAATCGTAAAAGCCTTTTGCCAGCTAATGTATTTTTTTCGTGCTCCAACTACCAAAAAGTTCATATTAGCAGTCGCTAATTCACCATTCATATATATAATAAGTACCAATGACCATGCAAAAAAGAAGGCAAAAGTAAATTTACCTAAGCCTGGAGCTACTAGGTTGGCTTGTTGGGCGGTCATCATAGCGATTGCTGTCCCAAAAGTTAAGAATAAAGTGGCGTAAATACTCCTTAGCGCGTATCGCCAAAAACTTTTATCAAAAAGTTCTGTCTTCTTCTCCACATTATCAAAAGTTAAAGGGCCTAGAATTCCTTTCTCAGGGTGCTTGCCATTAATATAAGCCATTGCCGTCAGTCCTTTCTAAAATGAGCTAAATTTCTAGCCTAATTAAATAAATCCAATACTCACATTTTATCGATATTTTAAGAAATAAACAAGATTTTTGCAATATTTGAATGAATTTATTAATTTTTATAAACTCAGGATCAGCAAATTTAGCCTCTATCTGCTTTAACTAAGCTTTTTCTGTGTACTTTTCTCGCGTGAGCAGTAAAGGAGAAAAAGTAAACGACTGATTTCATTGCTTAAAAATCATAGGGGCTGATGCCATCCATACCAATTAAAGGATCAATCTGACCACTTTCAAGTAAGGCAGGGGTTAACCAATCGACTTTCACATCCATTCCTGAGTTTCCAGTACCCTCTTGCTGGTTCCCTGACTCATCTCCTTGAGACCTGGTACTTTGATCCTGACTAGGACTTGCTTCACTTGGCTGCGAGTTCAGTTTAGGAAGTAATTCGTCTTCTTCAAGTAGGGAGCGGTAAAGGTTAGTATGGCGTTGGCTGGCCTGGGTTTGAATGGCAGATTGGAAGGCTTGGACTTCACCACAGAGAATTAAGGATTGCTTAGCCCTGGTGATCGCTGTATAGAGCAAATTGCGTTGCAGCATGCGTTGATATTGGCTGATTAAGGGGAGGATAACGATAGGAAATTCGCTTCCCTGCGATTTATGAATTGAGACGCAATACGCCAAGGTTAACTGGTTAAAATCTGACCGGTTATATGTGACCTCATTGCCGTCGAAGTCAACCACAATTTCATCACTTTGGCTGGTCGTTTCCTTGGCATAGAATATCGCCACGATTTCTCCCATATCCCCGTTAAAAACATTCATTTCAGCATGATTTTGCAACTGCAAGACCTTATCCCCTAAGCGAAAGAGACGGTTAAAGTGGCTAAGTTGGCGCTTATTCCCATCACTATTCGGATTTAAACTTTCCTGCAATTTCTGGTTAATCTGATCGATTCCGGCCTGACCCTTATACATGGGGGCCAAAACTTGAATATCTTTAACATCGTAGTCTTTATCGAGAGCTCGTTTAGCCACCGCTGCGATAAAATCAGCTAAGTGGAAATAATCTACCCGGAAAAATGACCGGTCAGCCTTATTTTGGGTAAGATCGACAGGCATTTCCCCATTTTTTATATCATGAGCCAATAAAGTGATAGTTGAATTGGCATCTTGACGAAATATTTCGTCGAGCTCACGCCAGGTGATTGTCTGACTTCTCAAGAGGTCAGAAAGCACTTGTCCTGGACCGACTGAGGGCAGTTGATCTTTATCCCCTACCAAGATAATTTGCATATCATCAGGAACCGCTTCTAATAACTGAAAGAATAACCAGGTATCTACCATGGACATTTCATCAATAATCAGTAAGTCCCCTTCAATCGTTTCCTTATCAGAAGTTATGATACTATTTTCATCTTCTTCACCGGTGAGACCAATTAAACGGTGAATAGTAGTTGCCACTAGGCCAGTAGTTTCACTCATCCGCTTGGCAGCACGTCCAGTTGGAGCTGCCAAACGAATAGGGAAATCACTCGGGTCATAATCCCCTAGGCGGATATTATTTAACCGGCAATAAATATCGATGATTCCTTCTAGAACCGTAGTTTTTCCCGTACCCGGTCCCCCAGTTAGAATAAATAATTTCTCTTCTAGGGCTTCGATAATTGCCTTCCTTTGAGCGGGTCCATATTGAATGCCTAATTTTGCTTCGGTTTTCTCTATTTCATTAGCCAAATTATCATTCTCATATTTAGGCTGAGTTCGTTCATTCTTGATACGTTTTAAACGTTTAACAATCCCCTTCTCTGCATAATAGAGGCTAGGAAGGAAATAACCCTCTTCAGTCGCAATCACTTCATTGGTATCTACCAAGTCGCTCAAGCTATCAGCCACTTGCTTCATGTCAACCATTTGCAGATTCACTTGGCTTTTATTTAATAGATTGAGAACCTGCTGAAATAGTTCTTCCTTCTTAACATAAGTGTCCCCATTGCTATAACAAATCGTTTCCAAAGAAAAAGTAATCGCCCCTTGGATGCGTAAAGGCGAGTCATAGGCAAAGTCTAACCGTTGAGCCAGTAAATCAGCCTTTTGAAAACCAAAACCTTGAATATTTTTAACCAAGAAATAGGGATTTTCTTTAATCAATTCAACCGCTTCATCTTGGTATTTAGCATAGATCTTGCCTGCCAAGTGGTTGGAAAAGCCCATCTCTGATAATTGAATAAAGGTATCCTCATTGCCACGATTAGCCTTTACTTTCTCATGTAGCATTTGCTGTTTATTTTTCGTCAGGCCCTTAACTTCTTTCAAACGTTCGGGTTGATTTACAATTAAGTCAATGGTCTTCTCACCTAAGGTATTGACCACACGTTCAGCCAGTATTTTCCCAATTCCAGGAAATTCATCGCTGGATAAATATTTAATTAGACCATCTTTACTGGTAATTTTTATCCCTTCATAATGGGAAACCTTGAATTGTACCCCGTACTTAGGATGGTCAACCAAGTTACCGAAGAATTGGTAAGTGGTTCCGTCCTGGATAGTCCCAAAATTTCCTGTCACCACAATATTTTTCTCGGAGTAAAGGGTGTTGGTATCATCAACCGTAATCCGCATCACCCGATAATAATTATCTGGATTAGAAAAAAAGGTAGCTTCAACCTCGCCGATGAAATAATCTTCCGTTGCTGCCATACCCTTATCCCTCCTAGTCATAATCTTTGGCTATTATATCACAGAATAGCAGTGGGGTTATCTTCCACCCAGTCTATACTGAGATCGCTTTTCTACTATATAAAATGTCTCACAATAGTATTTTCGCCCTCTCATGATCTTAGTAAAGAAAAAAGCTGTAACTTAGCTCTAGCTTCCAAGTTAGATAATATCCTCCTTAGACAAGCCAGAAACTAGTTACAGCGGCTATTGAAAATCATCCTGAATTATAGCGTACACTTAGAGATGATTGCTATATTAATTATTGGTATTGTAACTTTTTCCCGTCTTTATAGGCAGCGTCAATGGTTGCTCCCCCTAAACAGACTTCATCTTGGTAGAAGACTACCGACTGTCCTGGCGTAATAGCCCGAACTGGCTCTTCAAAATCTACCCTTAACTGATCATCAGACAAGAAGCTGACTTTCACTGGGATATCTTTTTGCCGGTAACGGAACTTAGCGGTGCAGGTAAAGTCTTCACGTGGGAAATGGTCACTGGTAAAGGAAACTTCACTGGCTAATAAGTAGTCAGCATAAAGCAAGGGATGATGGTAACCTTGGCCGACATAGAGTTCATTTTTAGCCTGGTTTTTTCCGATAACAAACCAAGGTTCATTATTACCAACCTTGGTTCCTCCAATTCCCAACCCTTTCCGTTGACCGATGGTATAATACATCAGTCCATGGTGCTCAGCCATCACTTGGCCGTCTAAGGTTTTCATTAGACCAGGTTTAGCTGGTAAGTAATTGGAAAGGAAGGCATTAAAGTCACGCTCACCAATAAAACAGACCCCGGTGGAGTCCTTTTTATGGGCCGTCTTTAGATTATGATCTTCGGCAATTTTTCGCACTTCCGACTTCTCTAATTCGCCAATCGGAAAGAGCGCGTGTTGTAATTGCTCTTGTGACAGTTGGTTTAAGAAGTAGGTTTGATCCTTATTACTATCAACCCCACGGAGCAAGTCTACTTCGCCTTGGTCATTTGTTCTCACCCGAGCATAGTGGCCCATAGCCACATAGTCTGCCCCTAAGTCTAAAGCATAGTCTAGGAAAGCCTTGAATTTGATTTCTTTATTACACATGACGTCAGGATTAGGGGTACGATCATGACGATATTCATCGAGAAAGTATTCGAAGACGCGATCCCAATATTCTTTTTCAAAGTTGACTGAATAATAAGGAATACCTATCTGACTAGCTACTGCTTGGACATCCCGGTAATCTTCGGTTGCTGTACAAACGCCATTTTCATCAGTGTCATCCCAATTCTTCATGAAAATACCAATGACGTCATATCCCTGTTCTTTCAGCAAGAGCGCGGAAACACTGGAATCAACTCCCCCACTCATGCCTAAAACAACTTTTTTATTTTTCTTATCACTCACAACATCACCATCTTTCTTAACAAAATTTACGATTGAAGGTCGCACGTTTTGTTGTGTTGATAATCTTAGATAGGCCTCAATCGCCTTATCCAGGTAGTAATCATAACAATTTACCTAAAAAACTCAAGTCATTTGATTGAATTTTTATTAAATCTTCAAATGTC
Protein-coding sequences here:
- the mnmA gene encoding tRNA 2-thiouridine(34) synthase MnmA — its product is MSDKKNKKVVLGMSGGVDSSVSALLLKEQGYDVIGIFMKNWDDTDENGVCTATEDYRDVQAVASQIGIPYYSVNFEKEYWDRVFEYFLDEYRHDRTPNPDVMCNKEIKFKAFLDYALDLGADYVAMGHYARVRTNDQGEVDLLRGVDSNKDQTYFLNQLSQEQLQHALFPIGELEKSEVRKIAEDHNLKTAHKKDSTGVCFIGERDFNAFLSNYLPAKPGLMKTLDGQVMAEHHGLMYYTIGQRKGLGIGGTKVGNNEPWFVIGKNQAKNELYVGQGYHHPLLYADYLLASEVSFTSDHFPREDFTCTAKFRYRQKDIPVKVSFLSDDQLRVDFEEPVRAITPGQSVVFYQDEVCLGGATIDAAYKDGKKLQYQ
- the ruvX gene encoding Holliday junction resolvase RuvX, with translation MRIMGLDVGSKTVGVAISDPFGWTAQGIETIKIDEEAGEFGFSRLRQLIEDYQVEKLVIGLPKNMNNTEGPRAEASRHYGDMAIELFDLPVFYQDERLTTQQSERFLIEAADVSRKKRKKVIDKLAAVLILQNYLDSHSH
- a CDS encoding IreB family regulatory phosphoprotein — protein: MSGKDETVLFRFDESKEKDVKETLEIVYDALVSKGYNPINQIVGYLLSGDPAYIPRHNQARNLIRYHERDELLEELVKSYMKQSGRE
- the recD2 gene encoding SF1B family DNA helicase RecD2 codes for the protein MAATEDYFIGEVEATFFSNPDNYYRVMRITVDDTNTLYSEKNIVVTGNFGTIQDGTTYQFFGNLVDHPKYGVQFKVSHYEGIKITSKDGLIKYLSSDEFPGIGKILAERVVNTLGEKTIDLIVNQPERLKEVKGLTKNKQQMLHEKVKANRGNEDTFIQLSEMGFSNHLAGKIYAKYQDEAVELIKENPYFLVKNIQGFGFQKADLLAQRLDFAYDSPLRIQGAITFSLETICYSNGDTYVKKEELFQQVLNLLNKSQVNLQMVDMKQVADSLSDLVDTNEVIATEEGYFLPSLYYAEKGIVKRLKRIKNERTQPKYENDNLANEIEKTEAKLGIQYGPAQRKAIIEALEEKLFILTGGPGTGKTTVLEGIIDIYCRLNNIRLGDYDPSDFPIRLAAPTGRAAKRMSETTGLVATTIHRLIGLTGEEDENSIITSDKETIEGDLLIIDEMSMVDTWLFFQLLEAVPDDMQIILVGDKDQLPSVGPGQVLSDLLRSQTITWRELDEIFRQDANSTITLLAHDIKNGEMPVDLTQNKADRSFFRVDYFHLADFIAAVAKRALDKDYDVKDIQVLAPMYKGQAGIDQINQKLQESLNPNSDGNKRQLSHFNRLFRLGDKVLQLQNHAEMNVFNGDMGEIVAIFYAKETTSQSDEIVVDFDGNEVTYNRSDFNQLTLAYCVSIHKSQGSEFPIVILPLISQYQRMLQRNLLYTAITRAKQSLILCGEVQAFQSAIQTQASQRHTNLYRSLLEEDELLPKLNSQPSEASPSQDQSTRSQGDESGNQQEGTGNSGMDVKVDWLTPALLESGQIDPLIGMDGISPYDF
- the mltG gene encoding endolytic transglycosylase MltG translates to MFNDEEKKKRVKRDQAGVNALEKQENVQANRIIRWIIITLLLICIVFALLMGTLVATGGFGEEKETQVTIPQGASTSQIAHILSENDVIFNESLFKIYLRLSNHDPIQAGSYQLKTSSGFGEVMNQLSHAQGPATQAVLVKEGMNVEEIAQVMADYFGITQEEALKRINSEDLLAEEAAKYPELLKAVVNNDQLRYPLEGYLFPATYELTQSDTVESFVDKMLAASETIRQKYSDALKQQSLSWHEILTLASIIEKEASTDEDRKMVSGVFYNRLAENMPLQSDITLNYAHNEHSTYVTIEDTMIDSPYNLYQNTGLGPGPFNNPSESAIQAALNPTPNDYMYFVADLSTGKVYFSKTYEEHDQLVQEYVSPEDAKLQEQ
- the alaS gene encoding alanine--tRNA ligase; its protein translation is MKKLTGEEVRQMWMDFWKGKGHDIYPSASLVPDNDPTLLWMNSGVAALKHYLDGSEVPENPRIANAQKCIRTNDIENVGVTARHQTFFEMLGNWSVGDYFKEEVIPWAWEFLTDEKWLGLDPELLYMTYYPDDDVSHGLWQKVTGLSEDHFVSLEDNFWDLGAGPCGPDTEIFFDRGKAYQDLDDDDPEMFPGGENERYLEIWNIVFSEFNHMPDGSYEKLKQHNVDTGMGLERIASVLQETPTNFETDLLFPLIKEVEKLSDGKKYGESKETDTAMKVIADHIRAVSFAVGDNALPSNEGRGYILRRLIRRSVMYGRRLGIQGSFLAKLVPIVADKMEKHYPELKEKEAIIQEVVDREEKRFQETIADGENIIKNKIAELEESGENSLDGQSAFKLYDTYGFPLELTEEYLAEKGFSVDIDGFNQAMEEQKERARAARKDQGGLAVQSTVLGEIDVPSHFTGYEEDVTETKINAIVYQDEISQEAPANSKAYFIAEKTPFYGERGGQVGDSGKLYNLDGELLGYIRDTKHAPNDQNLHYIDTVQPISVGQEVRLEVDSARRRLIRNNHTATHLLHRVLKDVLGEQVNQAGSLLDDHYLRFDFTYFGQVSPEQLEEVERRVNEKIWEQIPVETIFTTVKAAKEHGAIALFGEKYLKLHDEIRVINIDDWSMELCGGTHVKNTGFIGLFKIISESGIGSGVRRIEALTSKAAYEYYEAKLGLLNQVRDDLKVKKAEDVPHRLQQLEGERKSLESEVESLHAKANQMAASQIFDAVKESNGVRYIAEELEHKTMDDLRAISDEWKQNNYSDVLVLATANGDKANMLVAVSADKVKEGLKAGDIIKGLAPYINGGGGGRPELAQAGGKNPAGIPDALKALEEVLNK
- a CDS encoding DUF1292 domain-containing protein; amino-acid sequence: MKEHCMAEDLDNLITLYDEEGNERLYKILFSFDSKDLNKSYVLVYPAEEEGEELNIEAYAYEEGEDGEGSLLPIESEEEWDMVEEVFNTFVQDPNLNQ
- a CDS encoding formate/nitrite transporter family protein, producing MAYINGKHPEKGILGPLTFDNVEKKTELFDKSFWRYALRSIYATLFLTFGTAIAMMTAQQANLVAPGLGKFTFAFFFAWSLVLIIYMNGELATANMNFLVVGARKKYISWQKAFTILMVCVLFNFIGGLVCAYIFSRTTIFQDLPADHYLFTAVSGKFVKSALTIFIEGILANIIVNSAVVASNRMVNADGRVYAIIFIIFIFAFLGYEHVIANFVSFPLAFFSNGGPVDGMTLANVLKNFVFTFLGNLVGGGFVIGYVYSWLGDKETSYVD